From the genome of Gemmatimonadota bacterium:
GGAGCCTGGTCCTGTGTGTCGACAACGGCCACCGGGCCCCCTGTCCCGAGGAAGAGCAATCGGGTTGCCTGGTTTTCTCAGACCCCAGGTCCACCGCCTCCATGTACCTTGACCGTTTCAACCGTCGGCAACATCGGGACGTTTCGTTCGATGGCGCGAAATACTTTCTCCAGAACGGCGACCTGCTGATCTTTCCCTCTTTCGTAAAACACCATGTGACGCCCTACCGGGGCGATGACCGGCGGATCACCGTGGCGGCCAATTTCTGGGCGGACCTGGAGTATGGCTGAACGGTCTGAAGAGGCGCTGTCCTGGAGCAATTTCTGGCAGGCGGAACTCAGCAGGGCTTTTGCCGCGGACGAAGCGCAGGAACGGGCGCTGCAGAAACACTGGACGGCTGCGTGCAGTAGCTGGAACACAAAGGACCGGGTTCTGGACATCGGCTGCGGCAACGGCGCGCTGGCCCTGTCCCTAGCCGCTGACGCTAGGGAATCCGGCAGGACGTTCAGCTACACCGGGCTGGATCAGGCGGACATCAGCCCGCCTTCGCATTCGGATTTCGAGCCATTGGACGTGGTTCTTCGCGACAACACCCCGGCCGAAACCGCACGGCTGCCCGATTCAGGCTTCGAGCGGGTGATCAGCCAGTACGGCTTCGAGTACTGCGACCGCAAGGCCGTGAGCGCGAAAATCGCATCCTGGCTGGTTCCCGACGGAACGCTGTCGCTACTGGTTCACAGCCAGGATTCCCAGTTGACGGCGGAGGTCAGGTATACCCTCGAACAGTTCCGCATGGCCGAGGAGTCCGCGCTGCTGGTATTGGTCGCCCGGCTGCTGTCGCGGCTTCATCAACTCGGCGGCGCCGAAAAAGGGGACCGGCAGGCCAGGGCGATGCGTGAGCTGATCAACAGCACCTGCCAGGAGTTGACCGACAAGGCCGAGCCCATGCCCAATCCCTATTTCCTACGCAACTTCGTAAGTGTCTGCCTGGGGTTCTTTTCCTCCGATCGATCCCACATTCCGCACGATGTCCGCCTGGAGAACGTCTTCGAGTTTTCGAAGCAGCTCCTTTTTCAAAAAACCCGACTGGAGCAACAGCAGCGCGCCGCTCTCTCCGAAAGCGAAATCGACGAATCGGTGACGTACCTTGAAAGACTGGGACTGAGTTGCGGGCGACGGGAGGCTTTCGTATTCAACGACGAGCATTTCGGTTTCTCGCTGGAGTTCGCCAAGCGCTGACCCCCGGTTACCGAAGTTTCACATCGCGGCTCTGTTGCCCGTCCATCCTGACTCCCCGAGAGGCGGCTTCGCAGCATACCTGGCGCCTCTCATCATGCCGCCTCTCTTGAAATCCCCCCGACCGCCCCAATCTTACTCGTCAACGGCCGGAGCATTCCGGCGAAACAGCAACCGAAACAGGAGCAACGACGACATGAGAATCACTCGTTACGACCCCTACAACGCTCTCGCGTGCTGGCGGCGCGACATGGGCCGCCTGTTCGGCAACGGCCTGCGCGCGGTCAACGAAGACTTTGCGTCCGGCGAGGGCGACTGGACCCCCGCCATCGACATCCGCGAGATCGACAACGGCTACGTGCTCCGGGCCGACCTGCCCGGCGTGCTGCGCGACGACGTGGAGATCACCATGGACAAGAACGTGCTGACCATCCGCGGCAAGCGCGAAGTGGCCGAATCCGCCGACGACGGCAAGGTACTGCGCAGCGAGCGCATCAGCGGCAGCTACTGCCGGCGCCTGACGCTGCCGGCCACGATCGACAGGGACGGCATCTCCGCAAAGTACGAGAACGGCATTCTGGAGGTCACGCTTCCCAAGGGAGCCGAAGCCCAGCCGCGCAAGATCGCCGTCGGCGGCTGAACCGGGCTGCGCTGACAGCAGA
Proteins encoded in this window:
- a CDS encoding Hsp20/alpha crystallin family protein, which gives rise to MRITRYDPYNALACWRRDMGRLFGNGLRAVNEDFASGEGDWTPAIDIREIDNGYVLRADLPGVLRDDVEITMDKNVLTIRGKREVAESADDGKVLRSERISGSYCRRLTLPATIDRDGISAKYENGILEVTLPKGAEAQPRKIAVGG
- a CDS encoding putative 2OG-Fe(II) oxygenase, with the protein product SLVLCVDNGHRAPCPEEEQSGCLVFSDPRSTASMYLDRFNRRQHRDVSFDGAKYFLQNGDLLIFPSFVKHHVTPYRGDDRRITVAANFWADLEYG
- a CDS encoding class I SAM-dependent methyltransferase — its product is MAERSEEALSWSNFWQAELSRAFAADEAQERALQKHWTAACSSWNTKDRVLDIGCGNGALALSLAADARESGRTFSYTGLDQADISPPSHSDFEPLDVVLRDNTPAETARLPDSGFERVISQYGFEYCDRKAVSAKIASWLVPDGTLSLLVHSQDSQLTAEVRYTLEQFRMAEESALLVLVARLLSRLHQLGGAEKGDRQARAMRELINSTCQELTDKAEPMPNPYFLRNFVSVCLGFFSSDRSHIPHDVRLENVFEFSKQLLFQKTRLEQQQRAALSESEIDESVTYLERLGLSCGRREAFVFNDEHFGFSLEFAKR